In Sorghum bicolor cultivar BTx623 chromosome 10, Sorghum_bicolor_NCBIv3, whole genome shotgun sequence, one genomic interval encodes:
- the LOC8061597 gene encoding probable potassium transporter 13 gives MDVKGSGGRPPAVQLQSTTKRRAASSPWGLQKATLLLAYQSFGVVYGDLCISPVYVYKNTFSGKLRLHEEDEEILGVLSLVFWSLTLIPLLKYIILVLGADDDGEGGTFALYSLMCRRSRMGLLNNINNGCLSVYNQKEPREELRSSLAIKSFIEKHYSLRVVLLLFVLMGTSMVIGDGVFTPTMSVLSAVSGLRIKFPELHENYTVLFACFILVVLFALQHYGTHRVGFLFAPILLAWLGCIGGIGIYNIFKWNRTVIRALSPYYIYNFFRKAGKDGWSSLGGIVLCITGAEAMFADLGHFSKLSLRLGFTIVVYPCLVLAYMGEAAYLSKHREDLQSSFYKALPDRVFWPVLIIATLATVVGSQAIISATFSIISQSRALGCFPRIKIVHTSSHVHGQIYIPEVNWVLMFLCLAVTVGFRDTEMIGNAYGLAVILVMFATTCLMFLVITIVWNRSVVLAALFTIGFGSMELMYLSACLAKVPHGGWLPLLLSLVTLLAMSTWHYGTKKKEEYELQNKVCLDRFLGLSSGIGLVRVPGVGFVYSSAANGVPPMFAHFVTNFPAFHRVLIFVSLQTLTVPKVSPEERFLVGRVGAPAHRLFRCVVRYGYKEGRRDHFNFENQLLMKVVEFLQRQQDAAAEAGGDYYYSGSVELSVIPAAPAHAHGQLADADSAPPMASWSTSSCEIDAGGRRVRFEEPRGAGEGGGGSEEVKTLLEERESGVSYMIGHTSVQAHESSPAVKKFAVNVVYGFLRRNSRRPAVELGIPNTSLIEVGMTYKV, from the exons ATGGACGTGAAGGGTAGTGGTGGCCGGCCGCCGGCGGTGCAGCTGCAGTCCACGACGAAGCGCCGGGCTGCGAGCTCACCATGG GGACTTCAGAAAGCGACGCTTTTACTGGCATACCAGAGCTTCGGAGTTGTGTATGGCGATCTCTGCATTTCACCTGTCTATGTGTACAAGAACACCTTCTCTGGGAAGCTGCGTCTGcatgaggaggacgaggagatCCTTGGGGTGCTGTCACTCGTCTTCTGGAGCCTGACGCTCATACCACTGCTCAAATACAtaatccttgttcttggagCAGATGACGATGGAGAAG GTGGCACATTTGCATTGTACTCGCTAATGTGCAGGCGCTCAAGGATGGGGCTCCTGAACAATATAAACAATGGGTGTTTATCGGTATACAACCAGAAGGAACCTCGTGAGGAGCTAAGGAGTAGTTTGGCGATAAAATCTTTCATCGAGAAGCATTACTCGCTTCGTGTGGTGCTGCTGCTCTTCGTTCTGATGGGTACTAGTATGGTTATTGGGGATGGCGTCTTCACCCCAACAATGTCAG TTCTATCGGCAGTTTCTGGACTCAGAATTAAGTTTCCAGAATTACATGAAA ATTACACTGTGCTTTTTGCCTGTTTCATTTTAGTTGTCCTTTTTGCGCTGCAACACTACGGAACCCACCGTGTTGGGTTCCTATTTGCTCCAATTTTGCTTGCCTGGCTTGGCTGCATTGGCGGTATCGGCATATACAACATATTCAAGTGGAACCGTACTGTCATCCGTGCTCTGTCCCCATACTACATATACAACTTCTTCAGGAAGGCCGGCAAGGATGGCTGGAGCTCACTGGGAGGGATTGTTCTATGCATTACAG GTGCTGAAGCAATGTTTGCTGACCTTGGGCATTTCTCAAAACTTTCACTAAGG CTTGGATTCACAATAGTTGTCTATCCATGCTTAGTCCTGGCTTACATGGGTGAGGCTGCTTATCTGTCTAAACATAGGGAGGACCTACAAAGCAGCTTTTACAAAGCTCTCCCAG ACAGAGTGTTCTGGCCTGTTCTGATCATCGCAACACTAGCCACAGTTGTTGGGAGCCAAGCCATCATCTCAGCTACGTTTTCCATCATAAGCCAGTCCAGGGCTTTGGGTTGCTTCCCGCGGATAAAGATCGTGCACACATCAAGCCATGTCCACGGCCAGATCTACATACCGGAGGTGAACTGGGTTCTCATGTTCTTGTGTCTGGCCGTCACCGTCGGCTTCCGCGACACCGAAATGATTGGAAATGCCTATg GGCTTGCTGTGATCTTGGTGATGTTTGCAACGACATGCCTGATGTTCCTCGTCATCACCATCGTGTGGAACCGGAGCGTCGTCCTGGCAGCGCTCTTCACGATCGGCTTCGGATCCATGGAGCTCATGTACCTGTCGGCGTGCCTCGCCAAGGTGCCCCATGGCGGGTGGCTCCCACTGCTGCTGTCGCTGGTGACTCTGCTGGCCATGTCAACGTGGCACTACGGCACGAAGAAGAAGGAGGAGTACGAGCTGCAGAACAAGGTGTGCCTGGACCGGTTCCTCGGCCTGAGCTCTGGCATCGGGCTGGTGCGCGTCCCGGGGGTCGGCTTCGTCTACTCCAGCGCCGCCAACGGCGTGCCCCCGATGTTCGCGCACTTCGTCACCAACTTCCCGGCGTTCCACCGCGTGCTCATCTTCGTGTCGCTCCAGACGCTGACGGTGCCCAAGGTGTCGCCGGAGGAGCGGTTCCTGGTGGGGCGGGTGGGCGCGCCGGCGCACCGCCTGTTCCGCTGCGTCGTCCGGTACGGGTACAAGGAAGGGCGGCGGGACCACTTCAACTTCGAGAACCAGCTGCTGATGAAAGTGGTGGAGTTCCTGCAGCGTCAAcaggacgccgccgccgaggcggGCGGCGACTACTACTACTCCGGGTCCGTGGAGCTGTCGGTGATCCCCGCGGCGCCGGCGCACGCGCACGGGCAGCTGGCGGACGCGGACTCGGCGCCACCGATGGCGTCGTGGAGCACCTCGTCGTGCGAGATCGACGCCGGCGGCAGGAGGGTCCGGTTCGAGGAGCCGCGCGGGGCCggcgagggcggcggcggcagcgaggAGGTGAAGACGCTGCTGGAGGAGCGGGAGTCCGGCGTGTCGTACATGATCGGGCACACCAGCGTGCAGGCCCACGAGTCGTCGCCGGCGGTGAAGAAGTTCGCCGTCAACGTGGTGTACGGGTTCCTCCGGCGCAACTCGCGGCGGCCCGCCGTGGAGCTCGGCATCCCCAACACCTCCCTGATCGAGGTGGGCATGACGTACAAGGTCTGA
- the LOC8061598 gene encoding auxin-responsive protein SAUR71, whose protein sequence is MKRLLRRLSRVAAADACAAAAYQPLRPDAAAASAKAAALSGARRLGGGARVPEGHVPVCVGEEGGPVERYAVRAELLGRPAFAALLRRAAQEYGYGHPGALRIPCPVADFRDLLLQLSSSACAAADHPVDDDAALCYYY, encoded by the coding sequence ATGAAGCGCCTGCTCCGGCGCCTCTCCCGCGTGGCCGCGGCCGACgcgtgcgccgccgccgcgtaccAGCCGCTCCGGCCGGACGCCGCGGCCGCGTCCGCCAAGGCGGCCGCGCTGTCCGGCGCGCGGCGGctgggcggcggcgcgcgcgtgccGGAGGGCCACGTGCCCGTGTGCGTCGGCGAGGAAGGCGGGCCCGTGGAGCGGTACGCCGTGCGCGCCGAGCTCCTCGGCCGCCCGGCCTTCGCCGCGCTGCTCCGACGCGCCGCGCAGGAGTACGGGTACGGCCACCCCGGCGCGCTCCGCATCCCCTGCCCCGTCGCCGACTTccgcgacctcctcctccagctctcctcctccgcctgcgCCGCCGCGGACCACCCCGTCGACGACGACGCGGCgctctgctactactactag